The sequence below is a genomic window from Polaribacter vadi.
GTAGTTTCAGGAGAATTTAATGCAGAAGCTGTTATTGGAGCAATTAACGATAACAATGGAAAGTTCGAAATTAAAACTGTACAAGGTGAAATGTTAACAGCATCTTTAGTGGATGGAAAAGTAATTTTAACAGATGCTATAGGAAATACAGCTACTGTTGTTATGACAGATGTTGAAGCATCAAATGGAATTATACACGCTATTGATACTGTTGTAATGTCGAAATAAGAAATCTTAATCTTACAATAAACAAATCTTATTACTGTTTATTTAATTTAACATTTCATTAAACAATAAGTTATTTATCTTTGTAGCAGGAAAGTAAAAAGTTATAATATACTTCTCCAAAATTTTTTTCGTAGATAATACGAAATTAATATAAAGGAAGTTTTTTGGTTGATTGATTGGAAACCACTACTTAAACGTAGTGGTTTCTTATGTTTAAAAACTATCTTGAAACCTTTTAATAGTAATCTTTACGATTCTCCTATTCATTTCAGAGGCACTACTATAGTATTGCTGATATTCTTCTAATGAGAAATGGCCAAGAATACTACCTATAATCATATTTCTAAACTGAATATCTTTTTCTAAAATAGATTTAATTTTTAGTTTCTTTTTTTCTTCGGAAATATCAGAGAAATCTATTTTTCTTTTTTGCAAATAATTATTAAAAAATGCAATCAATAACTCATGTTGCATTTTAATAATCGGACGAATTGTTTTATTCTGAAACAATTCAAAATCTGACATATTTTCTTTGATAATTTCGTTGATTACAGGTCTTCCTTTAGTCATTGTCTAAAATGGCATCTAATTCTAATTGATAATCATACTGTAAATCTTCATGCAGTTTATCTATTGCATTTTTAGCCATTTTTATTTGTGTCTGAAAGATATTTTGCAAACGATTACTTCTTTTAAAATAAGGATTATAATTTTTTAGTTTTTTTGAAAAATGAAGCAAAATTTCTGCTTCTGTTTCTTTTTTCTTAGAAAAACGGATAAACTTTTTACAAGAAGTTAAAATTTTTCTGATTTTTTTTCTGACATAATACCCATTTTTAGTATCAATATCTTTAAACTCATGATCTATAAAAAGCTTTATATTTTCTATATATTGAGCTTCATTATGTGCTTCAAACAACAAATAAGTGAGTAATTCTTTATTTTCGACTTTAAATCTTGCCAATTGTAAGCACAATTCTTTTAACTCATTAGCAGTTTTGTGAGTTAATTCGTCTTTAAGTTGTTTAATTGTTGATGCTTTCACCTCTTTTTTATACAAAAAACCTCACAGGTTTTAGAAATCTGTGAGGTTTATTAAAATCTATATTATTTATTTTTCACTAGGTATTTTAACAACTTCGTTAACATCAGCTTCATAATTTACACCAGGAACTTTAAAACCAAATAAGTTGAAAAACTCATCACTATACCCTTGTAAATCTCCTATTTCAGCTAAGTTTTCTGTTGTTGCTTTTTCCCAAAGTTCTGCAACTTCTTCTTGCACATCATCATACATTTCCCAATCGTCAACTCTAATTCTTCCTTTTTCATCCAAAGCTAAATCGCCTCCAAACAAACGCTCACTATACAAACGTTGAATCTGCTCAATACAACCTTCGTGAATTTCCTTATCCTTCATCACTTTAAACAACAAAGAAATATACAAAGGAATTACAGGAATTGCAGAACTAGCTTGTGTTACCAGAGCTTTATTCACAGAAACATAGGCTTTTCCACCAATCGATTTTAAATCGTCAGTAATTTCAAAAGCAGTTGCTTCTAAATGATCTTTTGCAGCACCAATTGTTCCATTTCTATATACAGGTTTTGTAACTTCTGGGCCAATATAAGAATAGGCAACAGTGGTTGCTCCTTCAGCAAGTAAATTTTCTGCTTTTAAAGCATCAATCCACATTTTCCAATCTTCACCACCCATTACTGTAACTGTATTTTCAATATCATCTCCTTCTGCAGGATTTATAGATATTTCTGAGACAACTCCTGTGTGAAAATCGACTGTTTTATTGGTAAAAACTTCGCCAATTGGTTTTAAAACCGATTTATATCTTTTTCCAGTATTTGGATGTGTTCTTACAGGTGATGCTAAACTATATATTACCAAATCGATTTGCCCTAAATCTTCTTTGATTAAGTTAACAACCTCTTGTTTTATTTCGTTTGAAAAAGCATCTCCATTGATACTTTTTGCATATAAACCAGCTTTATGAGCATGTTTTTCAAAAGCTGCTGTATTATAATAACCTGGAGAACCTGGTCTACCTTCTGTTGGAGCTTTATCAAAAAAGACACCAATTGTTGCAGCATCAGATCCAAAAGCACTTGTAATTCTTGAAGCCAAACCAAAACCTGTTGATGCTCCTAAAACTAATACTTTTTTTGCTCCTTCAATTTTCCCTTTCGATTTTACATACTCTATTTGATTGAGTACATTTTGCTCACAACCTGTTGGGTGTGATGTTAAACAAATAAAGCCTCTTGTTCTTGGTTCTATAATCATTTTTAATAGTTTTTATTATTTCTAAAACTCAAAGCTTTAAAAACTTAGGAGTTCTTTAATATTTTATATTTAATTTGAAGCTAAAAACTCCAAAACATTCTTTTCAATTCTTTCCAACACATTTTCAGAAGAAGCTTTTACAAATTTTTCTCCAGTAATTTGTTCGTATAATTCTATATATCTGTTAGAAATTTCGATGATTTTATCATCATCCATTACTGGAATTTGCTGATTTTCTTTTCCTTGGAAACCGTTTTCAATTAACCATTGACGCACAAATTCTTTTGATAATTGCTTTTGATGTTCTCCTTTATCTTGTCTTTCTTGATAGCCATCAGCATAAAAATAACGAGAAGAATCTGGCGTATGAATTTCATCAATCAAAACAATTTTACCTTCTTTGGTTTTACCAAATTCGTATTTTGTATCCACCAAAATTAAACCTCTTTTTGCAGCGATTTCTGTACCTCTTTGAAATAATTTTCTGGTATAATCTTCTAAAACTAGATAATCTTGCTCACTTACAATACCTTTTGATAAAATTTCTTCTCTTGAAATATCTTCATCATGATCTCCATTATCTGCTTTGGTTGATGGTGTAATTATCGGATTTGGAAATTTATCATTTTCTTTTAAACCTTCAGGCATTTCAACACCACACAAAACTCGCTTTCCTAATTTGTATTCACGAGCTGCATGACCAGAAACATAACCACGAATTACCATTTCTACTTTAAAAGGTTCACATAAATGACCAACAGCCACATTTTCATCAGGGTTTGCCAATAACCAATTAGGAACAATATCAGCAGTATCATTCATCATTTTGGTAGCAATCTGATTCAAAATTTGCCCTTTAAACGGAATTTGGCGTGGTAAAATAACATCAAACGCAGATAATCTGTCTGTTGCAATCATTACCAAAAGGTCATCATTTATATTATAAACTTCTCTTACTTTTCCTTTATAAACAGATTTCTGATTCGGAAACTTGAAATTTGTTTCGTTAATTGTATTCATTTTACATCAAAATTAAAAACTGTTGCAAAAATAAGCGTTTTGTAATATAAAACAGACCCTTATACTTTTTTTTAGAATAAATTTATTTAATTATAAATTAACAATATCATAATTTAGAGTGGCTAATCTATATCATTTCAATGATATTTTTTACAATGTAATAACTTTTGATTAATGTAATCTCTCATTTTAATTAGTTTCTTGGACTCATTAATTTAAACCAATCTTAAAATGAAGAAAACAACTTTACTAACTAGCTTACTGCTAGTTGTTTCCATTACATTATTAACTGCTCAGAATGAGCTAAAACACGTATCAAGTTACCAAACAAACACAGAAGGTGTAGCAGAAACTGTAGCTTATGATGTTACTAACCAACGTGCTGTATTTACAAGTTCAGAAAACAATAATTTAACTTTCGTAGATATTAGTACACCTGCAACACCAACCTTCTTTACATCTGTAGATTTATCTACTTATGGTGGTGGCCCAAATTCAATTGCAATTCATAGTAATATTATTGCTGTAGCTGTTGAAGCAAACACTAAACAAAATCCTGGTAAAGTTGTCTTTTTTGATTTATCAGGTACTTATATTAACGAAGTTACTGTAGGTTCTTTACCAGACATGTTAACTTTTACACCTGATGGCTCTAAAATTTTAGTTGCTAACGAAGGTGAACCAAATGACGATTACTCAGTAGATCCTGAAGGTTCTATTTCTGTAATTGATGTAAGTAGTGGTGCTGCAAATGCTACTGTAACTTCCATCAACTTTAATAGTTATGATGATAAAAAAGAATCTTTAAAAAACAAAGGAATTCGAATTTTTGGTAATAACGGAACTGCAACTGTTTCTCAAGATTTAGAACCAGAATTTATTACTGTTATAGAAGATGGTACAAAGGCTTATGTAAACTGCCAAGAAGCAAATGCTTTAGTCGTTTTAGATTTAACAAATAATACTATTCTAGATATTTTACCTTTAGGTTACAAAAACCATATGTTAGGTACACCATCTGTAACTAGTTATACATTAAACGAATTAGTAGCAAATTGGCCAGCATTAGGAGCTCCTGCTTACGATGGTGGACAACCAGTTGTTAATTTAGGTGGTTTTTCTGGTTTGTATTTCGATGATGTAAACTCTACAGATACAGATTATATTTTTTATGCAATTCCAGATAGAGGGCCAAATGATAGTCCTGTTAGTATTGCAGATGTTACTCCTGCTCCAACAAAAAACTTAAGACCTTTTAAATTGCCTAATTATCAAGGTAGAATTGCAAAATTCACCTTAAATAAAGCAAACGGAACTGTAACTTTAGATGATCAAATAATGTTAACCAGAAAAGATGGTACAACTCCTATAACTGGTAAAGGTAACATACCTGGTTATGATGAAGTTCCTGTAACGTATACTGATGCAAATACTGCTTACACAAATGTAGACTACACAAATGGAACAGAAGAATATCACGCTTTACCTTTTGATGAATATGGAGGTGATTTTGAAGGTATTTTAATTGACAAAGATGGTAACTTTTGGATGTGTGATGAATATAGACCTGCCATTTACAAATTTGATAATACAGGGAAATTAATAGAACGTTTTGTTTCTGAAGGTGCTTCTTTATTAGGCACAACAAATATGCCTACAGGTACTTATGGAGCTGAAACTTTACCAGAGGTTTACAATAAAAGAAGAGCAAATAGAGGTTTTGAAGCAATTGCTTACGATAAAGACAACCATATTATTTATGCTTTTATTCAATCTCCTTTATATAATCCATCAAGTGGAACAAAAGACAATTCTGATGTAATTAGAATTTTAGGTGTTGATGCAAATAACGGAAATCCTGTAAGAGAATATGTATATTTATTAGAAAGAAATAAAGATGCTGGTTTTTCTTCTTCTAGAGTAGATAAAATCGGAGATGCTGTGTTTACAGAAAATGGTAAATTTTTAGTTATAGAAAGAGATTCTGAAGGACCAACGATAGCACATGGAAAAAAATATGTTTTTGAAATCGACATTAATTATGCTACCAATATTCTAAATACAACATTTACAGGTAAAGAATTAGAAGAATTAACTGCAGATGAAATAGCAGCTCAGTCCATAATTCCTGTTCACAAAAACAAAGTAGTTAATTTACCAACAGTTGGTTACCAAGGTTCTGACAAAGCAGAAGGAATTGCTTTATTACCAAATAACGAAATTGCTGTTTTAAATGACAACGATTTTGGTTTAGCTGGTGCAGGTGTTACAGATAATAGTGTTTTAGGAATTATTTCTTTTGCAAATGATTATGGTTTTGACGCCTCTAATAAAGATGATAAAATAAACATTAGAGAACACCCAACATTAGGGATGTTTATGCCAGATGCAATTAGCTCTTATAATGTTAATGGTTTAAATTATATAGTTACTGCAAACGAAGGAGACTCTAGAGATTATGATGGTTATTCTGAAGAAGAAAGAGTAAAAGATTTAACTTTAAATACAACTTATTATCCAGAAGCAGCAACTTTACAAGAAGATGAAAATCTTGGTCGATTAAAAACTACCACTGCAAATGGCGATTATAATAATGATGGTGAATACGAACAAATTTATTCTTATGGAGCAAGATCTTTTTCAATTTTTGATGAATATGGAAATTTAGTTTTCGATAGCGCTAATCAATTTGGGTTAAAAATTGCTGAAGAAGAAGCATCATTATTCAATCAAGATGAAGAAGAACTTGATGGTAGATCTGATGATAGAGGGAGTGAGCCAGAAGCTATTGCAATTGGAACTATTGAAGGGAGAACTTTTGCTTTTATTGGTTTAGAAAGACAAAGTTCAATTTTAATGTATGATATTACAGATCCAAAAGATGTAGAGTTTATTACTTATTATAAAGGAAATGTTACTTCTAAGGATGTTGCTCCAGAAATCATTAAATTTATTGCTGCTTCAGAAAGCCCAAATGGTAAAAACTTATTATTAGTTGGTTATGAAGTTAGTGGTTCTATGGGTATTTTAGAAATTGATGACGATGCTTTAAGTATTAGTGAAGAAGTTGCTGATAATAATTTTAAAATTTATCCAAATCCTGTTTTAAACAAAAATTTAAAGTTTAATAAAACAATATCTGGAGTTATTTACAATACAAACGGACAAGAAATAAAAAGATTCGAAAATAAAGAAGCTATAAATGTTTCTGAATTCAATGCTGGTATTTATATTATTAAAACAATTAACAACGGAGTTAAGCGTTTTATTAAATTATAAAAACTTAAGGTCCTTAAAAGTAAAAATCCCGATTATTAATCGGGATTTTTTTTGCTTTATGATGTATCTAATTTTATTTCTATTCTTTAGCCTTTTCTAATACTTTTATCTGCTTTAAATTATCTGCAATTGGGGTTGCTGTAATTACTTTTTCCCCAGGAATAAAGTAGAAAAAATAGGCGGAATTTTGCCCAACTTTTCTAACATCTAACCTTGTGTTATCTTTAAATACTAATGTATAATTAGGTATAATTTCTTTGGTATTGTATTTATGCTTCATTCCAATACCCATTCCTGTTCTCATGGATATAAATAACAGAAAAAAGATAAACATCATACCAGGTATTATTTTATTTTTCTTCCCTAATTCTTCATGTTTTTTATCCCACTTTTCTATATCATAAATTTTTTGATACCATTTTTTGACTCTTAAATAAGTGTATAATTTAAACATCCATCTAGTGAAATATAAATACATCAACCAAAACATCAAACCTAAAAAAAGCGATATTTTCCAGTTATTAATTAACAAACTTATGGGCGATATCAACGCATCTAAAATTGTAGTATAGTTTAAATAAGAAACTCCGAAAATTCCATAAAAAATAGCGTCGCTCACAATACCTAAAATAATTAGGTATAAATACCCAATATAAAAAACGTCTTGTAAGTTTAACTTTTTCTGTTTAATTTTCATTATTCAGTTTCTATACTTTTATATGCCGTAATTATTTTTCTTACCAATCTGTGTCTTACCACATCTTTATCATCTAAATAAACCTGTGCAATTCCATTAATATCTTTTAACGCTAACAAAGATTCCTTTAAACCAGAAACTTGTTTTCTTGGCAAATCTATTTGACCTGGATCTCCAGTAATAATAAATTTTGCATGCATGCCCATTCTTGTCAAAAACATTTTCATTTGATTATGAGTTGTATTTTGAGCTTCATCTAAAATAACAAAGGCATTATCTAAAGTTCTACCTCTCATAAATGCTAATGGTGCAATTTGTATGACGCCTTTTTCTAAATGAGACTCTAGCCTTTCATGAGGAATCATATCTCTTAAAGCATCATATAAAGGTTGCATATAAGGATCTAATTTTTCTTTTAAATCACCAGGTAAAAAACCTAAATTTTCGCCAGATTCTACAGCTGGTCTTGTTAAAATAATACGCCTAACTTCTTTTTCTTTTAATGCTTTTACAGCCAAAGCAACAGCTGTATATGTTTTACCAGTTCCTGCAGGACCAACAGCAAAAAGCATATCATTTTTAGCCATTTCTACAACCATTTTACGTTGGTTTTCTGTCTGTGGCTTAATCATCTTTCCATTAACACCATGCACTAAAATATCTTTTGCATTTTTTTTGGAAACAGTTTTTTCTTCATTTCCTGTAGATGTTAAAATACGCTCAATACTATTTTCATCTAATTTATTATAACGATCAAAATATTTTACCAAACGTTCAAAACGAATTTCAAATTCATCTAAAATATCTGATTCTCCATAAATTTTTAATTTAGATCCTCGAGCAACAATTTTTATTTTAGGAAAATATCTTTTTAATTGCTCTATTGTACTGTTTTGTGTGCCAAAGAAATCTTTTGGGTTTATTTC
It includes:
- a CDS encoding glyoxalase, yielding MTKGRPVINEIIKENMSDFELFQNKTIRPIIKMQHELLIAFFNNYLQKRKIDFSDISEEKKKLKIKSILEKDIQFRNMIIGSILGHFSLEEYQQYYSSASEMNRRIVKITIKRFQDSF
- the fabV gene encoding enoyl-ACP reductase FabV, whose amino-acid sequence is MIIEPRTRGFICLTSHPTGCEQNVLNQIEYVKSKGKIEGAKKVLVLGASTGFGLASRITSAFGSDAATIGVFFDKAPTEGRPGSPGYYNTAAFEKHAHKAGLYAKSINGDAFSNEIKQEVVNLIKEDLGQIDLVIYSLASPVRTHPNTGKRYKSVLKPIGEVFTNKTVDFHTGVVSEISINPAEGDDIENTVTVMGGEDWKMWIDALKAENLLAEGATTVAYSYIGPEVTKPVYRNGTIGAAKDHLEATAFEITDDLKSIGGKAYVSVNKALVTQASSAIPVIPLYISLLFKVMKDKEIHEGCIEQIQRLYSERLFGGDLALDEKGRIRVDDWEMYDDVQEEVAELWEKATTENLAEIGDLQGYSDEFFNLFGFKVPGVNYEADVNEVVKIPSEK
- a CDS encoding phosphoribosylaminoimidazolesuccinocarboxamide synthase codes for the protein MNTINETNFKFPNQKSVYKGKVREVYNINDDLLVMIATDRLSAFDVILPRQIPFKGQILNQIATKMMNDTADIVPNWLLANPDENVAVGHLCEPFKVEMVIRGYVSGHAAREYKLGKRVLCGVEMPEGLKENDKFPNPIITPSTKADNGDHDEDISREEILSKGIVSEQDYLVLEDYTRKLFQRGTEIAAKRGLILVDTKYEFGKTKEGKIVLIDEIHTPDSSRYFYADGYQERQDKGEHQKQLSKEFVRQWLIENGFQGKENQQIPVMDDDKIIEISNRYIELYEQITGEKFVKASSENVLERIEKNVLEFLASN
- a CDS encoding choice-of-anchor I domain-containing protein, whose product is MKKTTLLTSLLLVVSITLLTAQNELKHVSSYQTNTEGVAETVAYDVTNQRAVFTSSENNNLTFVDISTPATPTFFTSVDLSTYGGGPNSIAIHSNIIAVAVEANTKQNPGKVVFFDLSGTYINEVTVGSLPDMLTFTPDGSKILVANEGEPNDDYSVDPEGSISVIDVSSGAANATVTSINFNSYDDKKESLKNKGIRIFGNNGTATVSQDLEPEFITVIEDGTKAYVNCQEANALVVLDLTNNTILDILPLGYKNHMLGTPSVTSYTLNELVANWPALGAPAYDGGQPVVNLGGFSGLYFDDVNSTDTDYIFYAIPDRGPNDSPVSIADVTPAPTKNLRPFKLPNYQGRIAKFTLNKANGTVTLDDQIMLTRKDGTTPITGKGNIPGYDEVPVTYTDANTAYTNVDYTNGTEEYHALPFDEYGGDFEGILIDKDGNFWMCDEYRPAIYKFDNTGKLIERFVSEGASLLGTTNMPTGTYGAETLPEVYNKRRANRGFEAIAYDKDNHIIYAFIQSPLYNPSSGTKDNSDVIRILGVDANNGNPVREYVYLLERNKDAGFSSSRVDKIGDAVFTENGKFLVIERDSEGPTIAHGKKYVFEIDINYATNILNTTFTGKELEELTADEIAAQSIIPVHKNKVVNLPTVGYQGSDKAEGIALLPNNEIAVLNDNDFGLAGAGVTDNSVLGIISFANDYGFDASNKDDKINIREHPTLGMFMPDAISSYNVNGLNYIVTANEGDSRDYDGYSEEERVKDLTLNTTYYPEAATLQEDENLGRLKTTTANGDYNNDGEYEQIYSYGARSFSIFDEYGNLVFDSANQFGLKIAEEEASLFNQDEEELDGRSDDRGSEPEAIAIGTIEGRTFAFIGLERQSSILMYDITDPKDVEFITYYKGNVTSKDVAPEIIKFIAASESPNGKNLLLVGYEVSGSMGILEIDDDALSISEEVADNNFKIYPNPVLNKNLKFNKTISGVIYNTNGQEIKRFENKEAINVSEFNAGIYIIKTINNGVKRFIKL
- a CDS encoding PhoH family protein, with translation MNERIIELTEINPKDFFGTQNSTIEQLKRYFPKIKIVARGSKLKIYGESDILDEFEIRFERLVKYFDRYNKLDENSIERILTSTGNEEKTVSKKNAKDILVHGVNGKMIKPQTENQRKMVVEMAKNDMLFAVGPAGTGKTYTAVALAVKALKEKEVRRIILTRPAVESGENLGFLPGDLKEKLDPYMQPLYDALRDMIPHERLESHLEKGVIQIAPLAFMRGRTLDNAFVILDEAQNTTHNQMKMFLTRMGMHAKFIITGDPGQIDLPRKQVSGLKESLLALKDINGIAQVYLDDKDVVRHRLVRKIITAYKSIETE